In the genome of Raphanus sativus cultivar WK10039 chromosome 9, ASM80110v3, whole genome shotgun sequence, the window TTCTGTGGTTAGTCTAATATCCAtcatctcttctttctttgggaTTTATATCTTTGGGCTAGTGTTTTAATAAgcttatatatattctttcatCACAAGAAACGTTTTCAGTCGGGAGaatattgaaaacaaaaaactagTATCAGTTTCTCAGATTTGCATTAATTCGTTAGAACCCAAACATATTTGTGCCTTagtgttttattttgttcttacattttgttaaattttatgtGGTTGCAATAGTCTGGAATATCCCATTGTGGGGATGCATCATCATAACTGTGTCTATATCTGTGACAGATGCTGGAGAATTATGGGAACATATGGCATCACAGTCGTGTAAGGAGATACCTAACACCTGAGAACTGGGCAGTTCCAGAGGCAAAGGGTAAAGCGTGGTACGGACTGCTGATGCTACTGAGGAAATACCCAGAGCATTTCGTTATCAACACTAGGTCAAAGGGCAGGGTCACTCATGAGTTTGTTTCCCTTGTCTCGCTTCTCTCCTGAAACCACATCccttttattttactttttttttccctGAACATCAAGTGATACCACATCCCATGATAGATTATAAAAAATCATGTGCTTGTTAGTGCAGGAAGTTTCCTACTTTTTTATGTAAATAAGATAGTGTCAGAGGTTAGATTTGGATGGCTCACTGAAActagtcttttttttgttttttgctttGGAGTATTCCGAAAACAAAGATACAAATATGAATTAAATTGTTATttagaaatacaaaaaaaaagcccTCTGAATATGAACTATACAGAATATACCCCTTGGTTGGCAAAAGTGTTTATACAATGGGTCTCTTGAAAAGGGACTTAAGATGAAGGCTGAACCATCTGTTCTTTGGGAACACTACACAACTGTTCTCGAATACGCAACGCCAGTTGAGTTGCTTCCTTGTCCAGTTTCATCGTGTGTCTCCGCAAGCtttgttatattaaaaaaaaaccccACCAAATCAAACAACTTTCATAAACCTTTCAAAATGTAATGTTCTTGATCTTGTTTTGTACCTCGGAAGCCCATAAACAGTCACGTTCCTTACGTGGGATTATGTGAATGTGCGTCTGAAAAGAATGCATAAAGAAAGAGAACTGTTAACAAAAACTTCCCTCCTCAGAGATTTCAAGAGAAACAGACAAGTCAGTATGTGCTTACGTGAAATATGACTTGCCCAGCTGCTGCTCCGTTGTTAACAAGTAAGTTAAATGAATCTGATGAGAGTTAGAATCTTGGTTCAGTGATGAGTCTACCTTAAAATGTTCAAAGATTGCAGAAACAATAGGAAGATTACTTAAAAGAAGATGACAACAAGTGGTAAAAAACCGTTGAAAGTCTTATTACATTTGCAAAACAGATCACTATGTCACCAGAGATGGATGCTGTAATGCGATGTTTTTGAGAAATATGGAGAGAAACATACCACTGTCTGTAGCTTTAACAATGGCATTACTGATGAGAGGCACTTTGGAACACATGGCAGCAACTACCTGAATGCTCCTTGGAGGAGACCTATAATTAAAATCTTATACGCGCAGTATACATACATTtcaatacaataaaaaaaaattcaaacaggAAGGCATCAGGAAGAGAAACAAATGGAACTAGCAACCACTCATGGTAGGAAGAGCAACTTACTGAGAGAGGAGTTTGCTCTAAGGTTGGATAATGTAACTTTGGAATGATAAGAGAGTGCCTGAGAATGAccagattataaaaaaaaaaagttgatagCAATTAGAATTcaagaacaacaacaaagcTAGCAAAACATGTTAACAATCCAATCCACTAACCAAAGATCAAAAACCGAACCACACTAAGTATTGAAGGGAGCTTTAATCAATGTTCAAAAAATCGCTAAACGTTAAACTAAATGCTTTATACGGAATTATTAATTAGGCGGGGCCGCATAGACTGATTTTTTGAATGTCTTGAACAATCATTTCATTTATGGGGCTGCCTAAACCGATTTTTTGAACACTGGTCTTACTACATAGAATCACAGCACATTAAGAGAGAATGAGATTTTTATTACCCATGGATAAGTGGGCTCGTATCCAAAATACACAAGCACATGTCATCCTCGTACAACTGCgtcaagaaaaggaaaaaagagaTTAGTTAGTTTatgttctgttctgttctgtgCAAGGAACAGAGGAAGTTAAAGTTTAGACCTTTAGAGACGGAGACTCGCCACGGACAATCTTGCAGAAAACGCAGTCGTTTTGGAGATTGGATGAGTCGACTTTCTCGTCGCTGGTTGAACCTGAGGTGCAATCGGAAGCCCTGAGAATGGAGTCTCGCGTCGTGTACGGAGAAGATGGGTTGAGGTGGGAACAGAGGATCCCGAGCCTTCTAGCTTCCATTGAAACTAGAACAGAAACGATTCTTCGATAGCAAACAAACAGTGAGGATGAAGAAAGATTGAGAGGATGGTGTATGGACTATGGAGAGTGGTGTTTTTGTTTTATCCACAACCATCCATgtgattgactctgtcttctcGTTTTGTTCATAAGCCAATTCAGTTATAAATCCCATAATAATGTTTTCTACATTAACAATActaattaataatatgattaGCAGCACCATTCACATTTTTTAACAATTACTATTATCATTGaagtataaataataatttatgcaTTTTTGTAAGAAAGTAGATGTTACGTCTGCACTTGCAGATATAATTATCTTACAAATACTTATTAGTATATGTTAGTGTTTTtacttcaaatatttaaattgagattaaatatatactattttaaaaatttgtcaTTATTTTAACCAgatttgttatattaatttttattaattatccaattaaataaataaataaataaatttatttttaatataaaacaagaaaaacttCCTTAGATATCTTTTTCactttattttcataaaatagtttttaaagaagaaaataaccaaaaaaagttttactaaaaggtaaaatatgtatttatatctTAAAAGTTAACTAAcataaatttagggtttagagttttgggatttagtttcaaatttcaaaaagtaaaaaaaaaaaaaagcgattattttggtcatttattttttagatcTATATTCTGACAACAATTTAAAAATGTCATTTGAAAGAATTGTCCATAAATAATGTTAAAGTTTTAATaactataattattttcatagcttataatttgttattattttacttataatattacataaaaagtaaaaaaaaatctttgtgaaactatttttttcagaatatttgtttttaaacccATGGAATACAACTGAATGTAGTAAGATTTTgaa includes:
- the LOC108826081 gene encoding adenylylsulfatase HINT3 isoform X1 gives rise to the protein MEARRLGILCSHLNPSSPYTTRDSILRASDCTSGSTSDEKVDSSNLQNDCVFCKIVRGESPSLKLYEDDMCLCILDTSPLIHGHSLIIPKLHYPTLEQTPLSVVAAMCSKVPLISNAIVKATDSDSFNLLVNNGAAAGQVIFHTHIHIIPRKERDCLWASESLRRHTMKLDKEATQLALRIREQLCSVPKEQMVQPSS
- the LOC108826081 gene encoding adenylylsulfatase HINT3 isoform X2; amino-acid sequence: MEARRLGILCSHLNPSSPYTTRDSILRASDCTSGSTSDEKVDSSNLQNDCVFCKIVRGESPSLKVVAAMCSKVPLISNAIVKATDSDSFNLLVNNGAAAGQVIFHTHIHIIPRKERDCLWASESLRRHTMKLDKEATQLALRIREQLCSVPKEQMVQPSS
- the LOC108826081 gene encoding adenylylsulfatase HINT3 isoform X3; this translates as MEARRLGILCSHLNPSSPYTTRDSILRASDCTSGSTSDEKVDSSNLQNDCVFCKIVRGESPSLKLYEDDMCLCILDTSPLIHGHSLIIPKLHYPTLEQTPLSVVAAMCSKVPLISNAIVKATDSDSSLNQDSNSHQIHLTYLLTTEQQLGKSYFTRTFT